The Bacteroidales bacterium genome contains a region encoding:
- a CDS encoding helix-turn-helix domain-containing protein has translation MNHFGEHIKNLRLKRNLLQRQLAALLETDTAFISKLEKGDKRASREQVIKMAAFFNISQDDLLSLWLGEKVYDVLKNEVMAKKALKVAEKKINYDSVKK, from the coding sequence ATGAATCATTTTGGCGAACACATCAAAAATCTCAGGTTAAAGCGCAATCTCCTGCAGCGGCAGCTTGCTGCCCTCCTCGAAACCGACACTGCTTTTATCAGCAAACTCGAAAAAGGTGATAAAAGAGCTTCACGTGAACAGGTAATCAAAATGGCTGCTTTCTTCAACATATCCCAGGACGATCTTCTTTCTCTTTGGTTAGGTGAAAAAGTTTACGATGTTTTAAAGAATGAAGTAATGGCAAAAAAAGCCTTAAAAGTAGCTGAAAAGAAAATTAATTATGATTCTGTAAAAAAGTAA
- a CDS encoding helix-turn-helix domain-containing protein encodes MEHCHHCRESLDNIRERLDLMLDRLEKKQRNNPDQVFFDNQEFIQIMNISKRTALQWRIDKIIGFSQVGNKIYYRLSDILNLLDKHFIASTH; translated from the coding sequence ATGGAACATTGCCATCATTGCCGCGAATCCCTTGATAACATCAGGGAACGGCTCGACTTGATGCTTGACCGCCTCGAAAAAAAACAGCGGAATAATCCCGATCAGGTTTTTTTCGACAACCAGGAGTTCATTCAGATCATGAACATAAGCAAGCGAACAGCTTTACAATGGCGTATCGACAAAATTATTGGGTTTTCTCAGGTCGGCAATAAGATTTACTATCGCTTATCCGACATACTCAATTTACTCGATAAGCATTTCATAGCTTCTACCCATTAA
- a CDS encoding helix-turn-helix domain-containing protein, with amino-acid sequence MSSNLSFKKNCEYCGKEFEAKTLYTRYCGHVCNSRHYKKLKREEKIQSAIQPSLSKPEEMKFDSSVQKKEFLSLNETATLLGASRRTIQRMISKGTLKAAKLGSRTIVPRKAIDNLFI; translated from the coding sequence ATGAGTAGCAACCTTTCTTTTAAAAAAAATTGCGAGTACTGCGGTAAAGAATTTGAAGCCAAAACCCTTTATACTAGGTATTGTGGCCATGTGTGCAACAGCAGGCATTACAAAAAACTAAAACGTGAAGAAAAAATACAATCCGCCATACAACCTTCTCTGAGCAAACCCGAAGAAATGAAATTCGATAGTTCTGTTCAGAAAAAAGAATTTCTTAGTCTGAATGAAACTGCAACCCTGTTAGGTGCAAGCAGAAGAACCATCCAAAGAATGATTTCTAAAGGAACCCTGAAAGCCGCCAAACTTGGAAGCAGAACTATCGTACCTCGGAAAGCAATTGACAATTTATTCATATAA
- a CDS encoding N-6 DNA methylase — protein sequence MDNLIETGIQKGLIKFDDEQKIITYVYQNVKRNWNNPEEKVQAETFLTLIFHYNYPVEQVKQFVPVKKFSQTGEADLIVYEDKQLKKPHIIVECKKSDITEFLFAEAEKQGCDYAVSEGAKFVWVTSGLKDSYYEIPTVRPAERIVITDIPQYGISKLAPYKYVKGGVSQTSTNDVQEPGDGYSKQKFFELETVTENELVKVFTQAHQVLWGGKRDESRAFDEFDKLIFCKIWDEKYKLNDQNKFVPRPNGEPYYFQIFSNESAEELFSRIQKLYDVGKEKDPEVFKENINLSPLEVREVVKYLQRINLNETDLDSKGKAFETFTGSYFRGAFGAFFTPRTIINFIVESLPIDNNSRVLDSSCGSGGFLLHALSKVRKQADEYFPEHKTNPKQNLEHFNYWHGFAEKNLFGIEVNEQIARIAKMNMIIHDDGHTNVIAKDGLLDDEILQKTNAEFKYNSFDFIITNPPFGSEVKQSMAAYLGLYKLGTKETDWLNIKKTIEHTVRESQDTEILFLEQCHKFLTSGAYLAIVIPDGILTNSSMQYVREQIEELYRIVAVISMPQSAFMAKGAGVKTSVLFLRKHSAEKSEKICLEKIKIKEQIKTDNKYVEQIEKWEKEKKNDIKKLEKETKKEFPDATKKDIAVLIKDEKASIQSTFNDKVNILKDELIEKYYLAKQNTLDDYPIFMAIAEDIGYDATGRNTGNNELVEIGRELSGFINHINKTEL from the coding sequence ATGGATAACCTCATTGAAACTGGTATTCAAAAAGGACTGATCAAATTCGATGATGAACAAAAAATCATTACTTACGTCTACCAAAACGTTAAGCGTAATTGGAACAACCCCGAAGAGAAAGTTCAGGCTGAAACATTTCTCACATTGATTTTTCATTACAATTATCCCGTTGAGCAAGTAAAACAATTTGTTCCGGTAAAAAAATTCTCTCAGACCGGTGAAGCCGACCTTATAGTATATGAAGATAAACAATTGAAAAAACCTCATATTATTGTTGAATGCAAAAAATCTGATATAACTGAATTTCTGTTCGCTGAGGCTGAAAAACAAGGCTGTGATTATGCAGTATCGGAGGGTGCAAAATTTGTGTGGGTAACATCAGGTCTGAAAGATAGTTATTACGAAATTCCTACCGTCAGGCCGGCAGAAAGAATTGTGATTACTGACATTCCTCAATATGGAATATCCAAACTTGCACCCTATAAATATGTTAAAGGAGGTGTAAGCCAGACAAGTACTAATGATGTTCAGGAACCCGGCGATGGTTATTCCAAACAAAAATTTTTCGAGTTAGAAACTGTTACCGAAAATGAGTTAGTAAAAGTATTCACTCAGGCGCATCAGGTCCTTTGGGGTGGTAAACGTGATGAATCAAGAGCTTTTGATGAATTTGACAAACTCATTTTTTGCAAAATATGGGACGAAAAATACAAACTAAACGATCAAAATAAATTTGTACCCCGTCCAAATGGTGAACCTTATTATTTTCAGATTTTCTCTAATGAATCCGCTGAAGAATTATTTTCAAGGATTCAAAAGCTCTATGATGTCGGTAAAGAAAAAGACCCCGAAGTATTCAAGGAAAATATCAACCTCTCTCCCTTGGAAGTCCGGGAAGTTGTGAAATACTTGCAAAGGATAAATCTTAACGAAACCGATTTGGATAGTAAAGGCAAAGCGTTTGAAACATTCACAGGCTCATATTTCAGAGGGGCTTTTGGCGCATTCTTTACTCCACGTACAATTATTAATTTTATTGTTGAATCCCTTCCTATTGACAATAACAGCCGTGTTCTCGATTCCAGTTGTGGTAGTGGCGGATTCCTGCTTCACGCATTAAGCAAAGTAAGGAAACAGGCAGATGAATATTTTCCGGAACATAAAACAAACCCAAAACAAAATCTTGAACATTTCAATTACTGGCATGGTTTTGCCGAAAAAAACCTTTTTGGTATTGAGGTAAATGAACAGATTGCAAGAATTGCAAAAATGAATATGATCATTCATGATGATGGTCACACTAATGTAATTGCAAAAGACGGCCTGTTAGATGATGAAATATTGCAAAAAACTAATGCTGAGTTCAAATACAATTCTTTCGACTTCATTATTACCAACCCGCCTTTTGGCAGTGAAGTTAAACAAAGCATGGCTGCTTATCTTGGTTTGTACAAATTGGGGACAAAAGAAACAGACTGGCTTAACATTAAAAAAACCATAGAACATACCGTCAGGGAATCCCAGGACACCGAAATCCTTTTTCTCGAACAGTGTCATAAATTTCTGACATCTGGCGCTTATTTGGCTATCGTTATTCCTGATGGCATTCTCACAAATAGCAGTATGCAATACGTTCGGGAACAGATTGAAGAATTATACCGGATTGTTGCGGTTATTTCTATGCCGCAATCTGCTTTTATGGCAAAAGGTGCTGGTGTCAAGACTTCCGTCCTGTTTCTCAGAAAACACAGTGCTGAAAAAAGTGAGAAAATCTGCTTGGAAAAAATCAAAATTAAAGAGCAGATTAAAACCGATAATAAGTATGTCGAACAAATTGAAAAATGGGAAAAAGAGAAAAAAAATGATATTAAAAAACTTGAAAAAGAAACAAAAAAAGAATTTCCTGATGCAACTAAAAAAGACATTGCAGTATTGATTAAAGATGAAAAAGCCAGTATTCAATCGACATTCAATGATAAGGTAAATATCCTTAAAGATGAACTCATCGAAAAATACTACCTGGCAAAACAAAATACACTTGACGACTACCCGATTTTCATGGCAATTGCCGAAGATATTGGTTACGATGCCACGGGCAGAAATACAGGTAACAACGAATTGGTCGAAATTGGCAGAGAGTTATCCGGCTTCATTAACCACATAAATAAAACTGAGCTGTGA
- a CDS encoding restriction endonuclease subunit S, translating into MNSYTFSTIHNPNKVFILHKSKIEKRLDPFYYIPELVELENKVLEKIPKRLRDYVISISSGETPNTSESELYYTDKENGVPFIRVQNLSPTGILNLEDCKYITFETHNGKLKRSQVFEDDLLVKITGVGRMAVASIPPKGFEGNINQHICVIKTESREASETIAAFLNSDIGEKISSRRTTGGTRPALDYPALLSIPVIKDKRILDITKKVVEQKTKNDSQAEKLLAGIDDYLLGELGITIPEVPENTLKSRIFTSSIKEITNKRLDPFFHQSKFSLNIESIKNSKYQVKQLNDIIQGNLIKGTLPSQEEKEGNNFVVQINCINADGTISFDDILTAKDIFTKYQKLIKGDVLIVITGATIGKIAQWNYEGDYFLGGDIVKFQTNSNADSSFVYHFLRSKPIQIEIKRNITGATNGHLAPDDINHFPIPIPPLEKQKEIADHITAIRQKASDLKNQTKEVLKKASKEIEQIILGT; encoded by the coding sequence ATGAATAGTTATACTTTTTCAACCATACATAATCCCAATAAAGTTTTCATTCTGCATAAAAGCAAGATCGAAAAAAGGCTTGATCCTTTTTATTACATTCCGGAATTGGTGGAATTAGAAAATAAAGTGCTTGAAAAAATCCCCAAACGACTGCGTGATTATGTTATCAGCATCTCAAGCGGTGAAACGCCTAACACATCAGAAAGCGAATTATATTATACCGACAAAGAAAATGGTGTGCCTTTTATACGGGTTCAAAATCTATCCCCCACAGGTATTTTAAATTTAGAAGATTGCAAATATATTACGTTCGAAACCCATAATGGAAAATTAAAACGTAGTCAGGTTTTTGAAGATGATTTACTTGTTAAAATTACTGGTGTGGGCCGCATGGCTGTTGCTTCAATTCCTCCAAAGGGTTTTGAAGGCAATATAAATCAGCATATTTGTGTAATAAAGACCGAGAGCAGAGAAGCAAGCGAAACCATTGCAGCTTTTCTTAATTCAGATATTGGTGAAAAAATTTCAAGCCGGAGAACAACGGGGGGAACACGCCCAGCTTTAGATTACCCTGCCCTGCTTTCAATACCAGTAATAAAAGACAAACGTATTCTTGATATTACTAAAAAAGTTGTTGAGCAAAAAACAAAAAACGATTCTCAAGCTGAAAAATTACTTGCAGGTATTGATGATTATCTACTTGGTGAGTTAGGTATTACCATCCCTGAAGTCCCCGAAAATACTTTAAAGAGTAGAATTTTTACAAGCTCAATTAAAGAAATTACAAACAAACGACTTGATCCTTTTTTTCACCAATCAAAATTTTCTTTAAACATTGAATCAATAAAAAACAGCAAATACCAAGTAAAACAATTAAATGATATTATTCAAGGTAATTTAATTAAAGGAACATTACCAAGTCAAGAAGAAAAAGAAGGTAATAATTTTGTGGTTCAAATAAATTGCATTAATGCAGATGGCACTATTTCATTTGATGATATTCTCACTGCAAAAGATATTTTTACAAAATATCAGAAACTTATTAAAGGTGATGTTTTAATTGTAATAACTGGTGCTACAATTGGAAAAATTGCTCAGTGGAATTATGAAGGTGATTATTTTTTAGGAGGTGACATAGTTAAATTTCAAACAAATTCTAATGCAGATAGTTCATTTGTATATCATTTTTTAAGAAGTAAACCCATACAAATTGAGATAAAACGTAACATTACTGGTGCAACAAATGGACATTTAGCTCCAGACGACATAAATCATTTTCCAATACCTATTCCACCTCTTGAAAAGCAAAAAGAAATCGCAGATCATATTACAGCTATCAGGCAAAAGGCATCTGATTTGAAAAACCAGACAAAAGAAGTTTTGAAAAAAGCAAGCAAAGAAATTGAACAAATAATCTTAGGTACTTAA
- a CDS encoding DUF3987 domain-containing protein codes for MPEATIFKNMSLPVENKRIIHLIYDIKSDKYKQEIEQIRGLIADNDKENADLLKKQLPAFTASGTFKNSRKAESLVEYSQILCLDFDKIDPSRYDMAFQKISAIPQTIACFRSPGGNGIKALLEVNTEPDQHEMAYKQAISYYESNTGFPCDPKCKDITRLCFVSYDPDTYINESYKRLFIKPDSTPPVARSSPVTTTPDYQALFSDCISFTEQKSQYIDGNRNNFIYLLASNCNRKGIPEDVALDLIIANFDLSEHEIRASVKSAYNNHSADFAKFANSAKVQTPVYFSNTLNDCPEEDYLKNTEFVPDAVYTLLPDLLKSGSLAFKDLRERDVFLTGALAILSGCLPQVSGVYYQQVVYPNLFSFIIAPAASGKGALKFAKCLGDAYHDQLIQESNEELQRYKTEMNEYKANMYGRKKGEPSGDAPEQPLFRVLYIPANSSYAKILSHLKQNNESGIICETEADTMGNVLKQEWGSYSDMLRKAFHHERLSSSKKTNNEFHEVKEPKLSVALSGTPGQVTGLISSPEDGLFSRFLFYAYKVVQQWHDVSPFAGEVNLTAHFKDLSNRVHEMISFLTYHPTVVELSRQQWDKLNETCCAMLSEVTTFIDEDAGSVVKRLGLILFRICMIFSSLRKFELKNTSETVYCTDSDFNIALNLVRVYLQHTLLMYQNLPKQNDNYTFRFGDNKRRFFEALPSEFKRAEAVDLAVRYNLSVRSVDKLLKDLMGKYLSQPQYGIYKKV; via the coding sequence ATGCCAGAAGCAACTATTTTCAAAAATATGTCCCTGCCGGTTGAAAACAAAAGGATTATTCATCTAATCTATGACATCAAATCCGATAAATACAAGCAGGAAATTGAGCAAATCAGAGGCCTTATTGCCGATAATGACAAGGAGAACGCAGACCTTCTGAAAAAGCAGCTTCCTGCTTTTACTGCTTCAGGGACTTTTAAGAATTCCCGCAAAGCTGAATCTCTTGTTGAGTACAGCCAAATACTTTGCCTCGATTTCGACAAGATTGATCCATCCCGTTACGACATGGCTTTTCAAAAGATTTCAGCTATCCCTCAAACCATTGCTTGTTTCCGTAGCCCTGGTGGTAATGGCATAAAAGCATTGCTTGAGGTGAATACCGAACCAGATCAGCATGAAATGGCTTACAAACAGGCCATTTCATATTACGAATCCAACACGGGCTTTCCTTGTGATCCCAAATGCAAAGACATAACACGTTTGTGTTTTGTTTCTTACGACCCGGATACTTATATCAATGAAAGCTACAAACGACTTTTCATTAAGCCCGACTCCACTCCTCCTGTTGCCCGGTCTTCGCCTGTAACCACCACTCCTGATTACCAGGCACTGTTTTCTGACTGCATCAGTTTTACAGAGCAAAAATCACAATACATTGATGGCAACCGGAACAACTTCATTTATCTGCTGGCATCTAATTGCAACCGTAAAGGTATTCCTGAAGATGTCGCTTTGGACTTGATCATTGCAAACTTCGACTTGTCCGAACATGAAATCAGGGCATCCGTTAAAAGCGCCTACAACAATCATTCTGCTGACTTTGCAAAGTTTGCTAACTCTGCAAAAGTACAAACCCCTGTATATTTTTCTAATACCTTGAATGACTGTCCGGAAGAAGATTACCTGAAAAACACTGAGTTTGTACCTGATGCTGTTTATACCTTACTGCCTGATTTATTAAAATCTGGTTCTTTAGCATTTAAGGACCTCAGAGAACGTGATGTTTTTCTTACAGGTGCATTAGCTATTCTTAGCGGTTGTTTGCCTCAGGTTAGTGGCGTTTATTACCAACAGGTAGTTTACCCTAACCTCTTTTCCTTTATAATAGCTCCTGCAGCCAGTGGCAAAGGCGCTTTAAAATTTGCTAAATGCCTTGGTGACGCTTACCATGATCAGCTCATTCAGGAAAGCAACGAAGAATTGCAGAGGTATAAAACTGAAATGAACGAGTATAAAGCAAATATGTATGGCCGTAAGAAAGGCGAACCATCGGGGGATGCGCCGGAACAGCCGCTTTTCCGTGTGCTATATATACCGGCTAATTCAAGTTATGCCAAAATACTTTCACACCTGAAGCAAAACAACGAATCTGGTATTATCTGCGAAACCGAAGCGGACACCATGGGCAATGTGCTTAAACAGGAATGGGGCAGTTATTCCGATATGCTTCGCAAAGCATTCCATCATGAGCGCCTTTCCAGTTCAAAGAAAACGAACAACGAGTTCCATGAGGTAAAGGAACCAAAACTCTCCGTTGCTCTTTCTGGCACTCCGGGGCAGGTTACAGGGCTTATTTCTTCTCCCGAAGATGGTTTGTTTAGCAGGTTTTTATTCTACGCTTATAAGGTTGTTCAACAATGGCACGATGTATCGCCATTTGCTGGTGAGGTAAACCTGACAGCGCATTTCAAAGACCTATCGAACAGGGTGCATGAGATGATTTCATTCCTTACTTATCATCCGACTGTTGTTGAATTATCAAGACAGCAATGGGACAAACTCAATGAAACATGCTGTGCTATGCTCAGCGAGGTTACAACCTTTATTGATGAAGATGCGGGCAGTGTCGTAAAACGTCTGGGGCTTATTCTTTTTCGTATTTGTATGATTTTCTCCTCCCTTCGCAAGTTTGAACTGAAAAACACCTCAGAAACAGTTTATTGTACCGATTCCGATTTTAACATTGCCCTGAACTTAGTCCGTGTGTATTTGCAACACACTTTGCTTATGTATCAAAACCTTCCGAAGCAAAACGATAATTATACTTTTCGTTTTGGTGACAACAAACGCAGGTTCTTTGAGGCATTGCCTTCTGAATTTAAAAGAGCGGAAGCCGTTGATTTGGCAGTACGCTACAACCTTTCTGTTCGGTCAGTTGACAAATTGCTCAAAGACCTGATGGGTAAGTACCTCTCCCAGCCCCAATACGGTATTTACAAAAAGGTTTAA
- a CDS encoding DUF6035 family protein, producing MPFPIRTIEKLFNRDTHLTVTAGFSLDKFEDRDQYVLLRRSLRKRNKENNPYLVCDECGTALELSCTKNYEEEHTFYFKHIKDPGFDKCSIKTGQNITKEEIQRRQYAFKSESNAHISLKNKVGSIIQQYFFSDVIIDKKFILDRYGDSERRKPDIYFKFNEREITIEFQINNTFHTVIEERESFYERSRISLMWVFAEFDPYNFQSITVKDIFIPNGNNAFVFNLEAEQASHENKTLCFKVWYKKFYVDDFAIKFEWLNEIVSIDQIKYNPETFRPFYYDCSADKLLAEVELNEILTLRELERKKQNATVKANQIMDFLSDFRKNDLLNSVNQLVIIQQSSEIEKQILNDILKLNTYSNQGKNIIQVLLSKKAHYNLIIFLLKSKNIYLPLNTKLSDVETTFISCLKSSYFQDKIVQLLFSRGYHLCERDFEFIKQNYCQLEQKKMLFTFQNYEKLEQFSYIEKFYDHLNEFLVIESAKNGRLSILGNEKQSLLWMANLAAKEYSEHWMYFDFAFKHYGLYPALMNDDKKGTFRSKLKSLSDSSQEKDTRFESVLSVLYPELM from the coding sequence ATGCCTTTTCCTATACGAACTATAGAGAAGTTATTCAACAGAGATACTCATTTAACTGTTACAGCTGGTTTTTCCCTTGATAAATTTGAAGATAGGGACCAATATGTATTATTAAGGCGTTCCCTTCGTAAACGCAACAAAGAAAACAATCCTTATCTTGTATGTGATGAATGTGGTACAGCTCTTGAATTAAGTTGTACAAAAAATTACGAGGAAGAACATACATTTTATTTCAAGCATATAAAAGATCCTGGTTTTGATAAATGTTCAATCAAAACAGGTCAGAATATTACAAAGGAGGAAATACAAAGAAGACAATACGCTTTTAAATCCGAAAGTAATGCTCATATTTCATTAAAAAATAAAGTCGGTAGTATTATACAACAGTACTTTTTTTCTGATGTTATTATTGATAAAAAATTTATACTTGACAGGTACGGTGATTCAGAAAGAAGAAAACCTGATATATATTTTAAATTCAATGAAAGAGAAATTACAATTGAATTTCAGATAAATAATACATTCCATACTGTGATTGAAGAACGAGAATCATTTTATGAACGCTCCCGAATTTCATTAATGTGGGTTTTTGCTGAATTTGATCCTTACAATTTTCAAAGCATAACTGTAAAAGATATTTTTATTCCGAATGGAAACAATGCTTTCGTTTTTAATTTGGAAGCAGAACAAGCTTCTCACGAAAATAAAACATTGTGCTTTAAGGTTTGGTACAAAAAATTTTATGTGGATGATTTTGCGATAAAATTTGAGTGGTTAAACGAAATTGTCTCCATAGACCAGATAAAATATAATCCTGAAACTTTTCGCCCATTTTATTATGATTGTAGTGCTGATAAATTGTTAGCTGAAGTTGAGCTGAACGAAATCCTGACTTTGAGGGAACTTGAAAGAAAAAAGCAGAACGCAACAGTTAAAGCTAATCAAATAATGGATTTTCTTAGTGATTTTCGAAAAAACGATTTATTGAATAGCGTAAATCAGCTTGTAATTATTCAGCAGTCTTCAGAAATTGAAAAACAAATTTTGAATGACATATTAAAGCTGAATACCTATAGTAATCAGGGTAAAAATATTATTCAGGTTTTATTATCAAAAAAGGCACATTACAACCTGATAATTTTTCTTCTAAAATCAAAAAATATTTATTTACCATTAAACACTAAACTATCAGATGTCGAAACAACTTTTATATCCTGCCTTAAATCATCATACTTTCAAGACAAAATTGTACAGCTATTATTCTCACGTGGTTATCATCTTTGTGAAAGAGATTTTGAGTTCATTAAGCAAAACTATTGCCAATTAGAGCAAAAAAAAATGCTATTTACTTTTCAGAATTATGAAAAATTGGAACAATTTTCATATATCGAAAAATTCTATGATCATCTAAACGAATTTCTTGTTATTGAATCTGCAAAAAACGGCCGTCTTTCTATTTTAGGAAATGAAAAACAATCTTTACTCTGGATGGCAAACCTTGCGGCTAAGGAATATTCAGAACATTGGATGTATTTTGATTTTGCTTTTAAACATTACGGTTTATATCCAGCTTTAATGAATGATGACAAAAAGGGAACATTTCGTTCAAAGTTAAAATCATTATCTGATTCAAGCCAAGAAAAGGATACTCGCTTTGAATCTGTATTATCCGTTCTTTACCCTGAACTTATGTAA
- a CDS encoding helix-turn-helix domain-containing protein, which yields MDEILKQLNELKALITEQNLLKKEVLNFHEACQYLDISESHLYKLTSAKQIPHFCPQGKRLYFNRCELDNWLQRNRQTTTDEIEQQATEYIINNKRR from the coding sequence ATGGACGAAATTTTAAAACAGCTTAATGAGTTGAAAGCACTCATTACCGAGCAGAATTTGCTCAAAAAGGAAGTACTGAATTTTCATGAGGCTTGTCAGTACCTCGACATTAGTGAAAGCCACTTGTACAAGCTTACCAGTGCAAAACAGATTCCTCATTTCTGTCCGCAGGGTAAACGGCTTTATTTCAACCGGTGTGAACTGGACAATTGGCTGCAACGCAATCGGCAGACTACCACGGATGAGATCGAGCAACAGGCAACGGAATATATCATTAACAACAAAAGGAGGTAA
- a CDS encoding site-specific integrase, which yields MQVTLRQRQKGNKISLYLDYYHQGRRKYEYLQLYLVPEPQTGRLPKTVRDENKKILELAESIRSKRHLELKNGIFGFQDQSKMKSSFLRYFEYLTEKRKDSSGNYGNWDSTLKHLKKFVTFEVTFAQINKRWLEDFKEYLQKEALTPAKQNLSQNSASSYYNKVRAALREAYKEGIIQQNPADSTDGIKPGEPEREFLTLEELQALVKVDCEIPILKKAFLFSAMTGLRFSDVEKLTWSEVQHSNEIGNYIRFVQKKTKGAETLPISEQAADFLGTRGKATDRVFVGLKYSAWHNLRLQQWVMKAGITKSITFHCARHTYATLQLTLGTDIYTVSKLLGHKDIKTTQIYAKVIDEKKKEAANRIKLDL from the coding sequence ATGCAAGTAACATTAAGGCAACGTCAGAAAGGAAACAAGATCAGCTTATACCTTGACTACTATCATCAGGGTAGACGCAAATATGAATATCTGCAACTTTATCTTGTTCCTGAACCTCAAACCGGCAGATTACCAAAAACAGTCCGGGATGAGAATAAAAAAATCCTGGAATTAGCAGAATCCATTCGCTCTAAAAGACATTTGGAATTAAAAAATGGAATCTTTGGTTTTCAGGATCAGAGCAAGATGAAAAGCAGTTTCCTTAGGTACTTCGAGTATCTTACTGAGAAAAGGAAAGACAGTTCCGGTAACTATGGCAACTGGGACAGCACATTAAAACACTTGAAAAAATTCGTAACTTTTGAAGTTACTTTTGCCCAGATCAACAAACGATGGCTTGAAGATTTCAAAGAATACCTGCAGAAAGAAGCGCTCACGCCTGCCAAGCAAAATCTTTCTCAAAACTCTGCATCATCATATTATAATAAAGTGCGTGCAGCATTGAGAGAAGCATACAAAGAAGGAATCATTCAGCAAAACCCTGCCGATAGCACCGATGGTATTAAGCCCGGTGAACCGGAACGTGAATTTCTGACACTGGAAGAACTGCAGGCCCTTGTAAAAGTTGATTGCGAAATTCCTATTCTGAAAAAAGCTTTTCTGTTCAGCGCCATGACCGGGCTAAGGTTTTCTGATGTCGAAAAATTGACTTGGTCTGAGGTGCAGCATTCAAATGAAATCGGTAATTATATCCGTTTTGTACAAAAGAAAACTAAAGGCGCCGAAACCCTGCCTATTTCTGAACAGGCAGCCGATTTTTTAGGTACTCGTGGCAAAGCTACCGACCGTGTTTTTGTTGGTTTGAAATACAGTGCATGGCATAATCTGAGGTTACAACAATGGGTAATGAAGGCAGGTATAACAAAAAGTATAACTTTCCACTGCGCCCGTCATACCTATGCAACTTTACAATTAACTTTGGGCACCGATATATATACCGTTTCAAAGCTTTTAGGCCATAAGGACATTAAAACAACTCAGATTTATGCCAAAGTCATTGATGAAAAGAAAAAAGAAGCAGCAAACCGTATAAAACTTGATTTATGA